Part of the Leptolyngbya sp. BL0902 genome, GGTGCTGGGAGCCCACTGCTGAGAGCGGTCTGCTATCAAGGGTCTCAACCGAGATAGAGGCTCGGGAAGCAGCGAGGCGGGTGGCGGTATCTTCGTTGTAGAGCAGGCTGAGCTGCGCCTGACGCAGGGCCTCAGCTTTGGTCAGTTCGCCTGTGGCTAGGAACTCGTAGAACCGCTGCATCATGACACTGGTGCTGTCGTCGTTCACCTTCCACAGAGAGGCGATCACGGTTTCGGCCCGCCCTGGAGCCAGAAAGTAGGAGCTAATGCCCGCAATTTCGGAGCCGTCCCCAGCGGGGCCACCCAACGCCGTCTGACAGGCGGAGAGCACCACCAGGTGTAGATCCTCCAGCAGGTGTTCCCGCGCTTCGATGTCTGCCACCTCCAGGCGACTGCCATCCCCCAGCAGAATATAGGAATCACGAGGTCGTCCGGGCACAAAGGCGGCGTGGGTGGCAATGTGCAGCACTCGGTGCCCCAGCAGATTAGTCTCCAGGGTATTGAGGGTAAAGTCTTGATCGAAAAAGACGCTGCCAGGGAAAATGCCCTGGCCAGGGGCCGCCGCCCCCCGCACGATGCCCGTCAGCTCATCCTTGACCGCAGGTAGCGGGTCAAAGCCTGGAAACGCCTGGGTCAGCCCTAGTCCCAGCACCGGAGCCTCGTCCACGGCCCCCAGGCGGCTGGTGGTGTTGGTCACCGCCGGAGAAAGGACGGTGGAGAGGGTGTAGCGCTCCAGTAGATAGCGTTCCCCATCAAACAGCACCGCCATGGGGATGTAGCGGGTGACCCGGTCATTGACGAAAATCAGTTGTTCAATGTTGTTAGCCTCCAGGGGCGCTTCCAGGGGCCGCACCAACCAGTCGTAGAGCTGCTGGCTGGGGGCTTGCAGGTCGCTGAGGTTGCCCGCTCGGGTCAACTGTTCTCCCAACCGCTGCACGGCCCTGGATAGCTCGGCCTGGGAGACCGACACTTCCACCGTGCCCACAGCACCAGCGGTGGCCCACAGTAGCCACAGCTTGTCTTCGGTGACGAAGGGATAAATCAAGACCGAGTTGGGGTTGGCGGCCAGCAAGGCACGGGCATCGCTGCCCAGGCGGCTGGGGTCTTGGAAAATATCGTCGTTCCGCCGATTCTGCCGTGCCTGGTCTTGGAAGGTGGCAACCCGGTCTTGATACTGGTGGTTAAGGGTGGTGAGCTGCTGGTTCAGGTCGTTGAGGTCGGGACAGTTGGTTCGACGACAGGCGGCCACCTCCTGGCCAAAGGCGATCAGGTCGCCGTGGGCTGCGACGATGGGTTGCTCGGTGTCGGTATAGGCCACGGCGGTGCCAGTCCAGGTGGCGCGGGTGTTGGTGAACTCACGCAGTTCTTCGAGCTGCAACAGGTCGAGCACCTGCTGGGCTTCGGGTATGCGTCCTTGGGAGAGGAGCAGGTTGGCTAGACGACGATAAGACCCGGCAATGGTGTCGGTGAAGGACTGTTGCAGATTAGTGTCTAGGCCACGAATGTCGCTGCGAATGGATTCATGTACTGCAACGCTGGCTTTGAGGAAGACAATGGCTAAGTCGGGGTTGCTTTGCTCATCAAAGAGAACACCAAGGTTACTCAGGGCAAGCCCTTCCCCTGCTCGATCACCAATCTCGCGGAAAAGAGCTAGACCTTGTTCATAGAAAGCCATGGCTTGGCGATAGTCTCCCAAACCGTCGTAAGCACTACCCAAATTCCCTAGGGCACGTCCTTCCCCTGCCCGATTGCCAATCTCGCGGTCGATTGCCAAACTTTGTTCATGCAAGGCAATAGCTTGGCGATAGTCTCCCAAACCGTCGTAAGCACTACCCAAATTCCCTAGGGCACGTCCTTCCCCTGCCCGATCTCCAATCTTGCGGGAGATCGCCAAACTTTGCTCATAGAAAGCAATGGCTTGGCGATAGTCCCCCAGACTGCCGTAAGCAATACCCAAATTCCCTAGGGAACCTCCTTCCCCTGCTCGATCGCCAATCTCACGAGCGATCGTCAAATCTTGCTCATAGAAGGCAATGGCTTGGCGATAGTCTCCCAAGTTGCGGTAAGTATTGCCCAAACCACTCAGGGCACGTCCTTCCCCTGCCCGATCACCAATCTCGCGGGCGATCGTCAAACTTTGCTCATGGAAAGCAATGGCTTGGCGATAGTCTCCCAGGCTGTAGTAAGCATTGCCCAAATTCCCCAGGGCAGTTCCTTCACGCGCCCGTTGGCGAAGCCTCTCCTCTGGAGAATCGCCGAGCTCGCGGAAGATAGCCAGACTTTGTTCATGGAAAGCGATGGCTTGGCGATAGTCCCCAAAGTTGCGGTAAGTATTGCCCAAATTCCCTAGAACACTGCCTTCCCCTGCCCGGTTGCCAATCTCGCGGGCGATTGCCAAACTTTGTTCATGGAAAGCAATGGCTTGGCGATAGTCTCCCAAACTGCCGTAAGCAATACCCAAATTCCCTAGAACACTGCCTTCCCCTGCCCGGTTGCCAATCTCGCGGATGATCGCCAGACTTTGTTCATGGAAAGCAATGGCTTGGCGATAGTCTCCCAATCTTTCGTAAGCAAGGCCCAAATTCCCTAGAGCGTTCCCTTCTCCTTGGCGATCTTGGCTCTCTAGATAGAGAGCCAGCGCCTGTTCCCATGATCGCAGTGCCTCCCGAAACTGGCTAATGTTAAGTTGCTGCCCACCCTGTTGCAATAGCCGATTGGCCTCCACCTGCCGCAAATGCTGCAAAGCCGCCCCACTCAGCAAAGGCACAGCTTGCTCAGGAGCACTCTCCACAACCGTCAGCCGATAGCGCCCGCGAGAGGTGGCCTCTAGCCCGTTGGCCCAAACTTGGTAGGTGCCATTGGCAGGCAGCGTCAGCGTGATGAATGAGTGGTAGTTGCCTGCCTCGGTGTCGATATCATCATTCCTAGCTAGCTCGTTGCCCTTGCTATCTCTCAGCAGCAAAAACGTGTCGAATTCAAGGCTTTCCAGAGTGATGGCGACTATTTGGCCCGCCCGTCCCTCAAAGGTGTGGGCGTCGTACAGGCTGCCATCGTTGAGGATGCTATCACCGTCCTCAAGCACCCCCTCTACCTGAAGAAGAATTTCAGAATCAGCCTGGGCCATCGCGGCGGGTATCAGATCCCAGGGTTCTTTGAAGGACCCTGGGATCTCGGCAAAGGGCACCATAACCGCCGTTGCTGCGACCAAACCCAACCACTTTGCTGCATATCTCATAGGGGCAATGCTCCGCCTGGGGGTGACACCACTATATAGGTCTGGGCCAGAGTGACCGATTCAGATGATGGCATGGGAAAGGATAATTAATTGATCACAAACTCAGAGCACTATTCGGCTTGCCCCATCAGCGTAAGCGCCGCCCACAGTCGGGGATCGGGGTGGTTTTCTAGGGTCGTCAGCATGGCTTGCCGAACGGCTTGGGCTTTGTCTCCGGTTTGTTCCCACTGGTCGTAAAACGTCACCATCCATTCGGCGGTGGCGGCATCATCCACGGCCCACAGCGACACCATTAAACTGGGCACCCCCGCCGTTACAAAAGCACGAGATAGGCCAATCACCCCATCGCCTGTAATCCGTCCTCCCCCGGTGTCGCAGGCGCTCAACACTACCAGTTCGGCGTTCAGGTTCATTTGCAGAATTTCGGCAGCGGTGAGCAAGCCACTATCGTTGGCAGAAGGGGCCAGCGCAATCGCCCCCGGCACATCCAGCACGCCAGAGTCCTCCGGGGTGCCATATTCCAGCAGCCCGTGGGTAGCGAGGTGGATCACCCGCGCCGCAGGCATCTGCGCGACAACGGCGGATTTGCTGGCGTTACCACTGAGGAGAGCGTTGGCATCCAGGGTATCGGCAATGGCGATGGCCTCCCGCTCAGCTCCGGGTAGGTTGCTGAGTTGTGTGGTTTGGTTGGTCTGGGGGTTCCAGACGGAGGGCATGGTCGGGTTGCCGACAATCAGCAGGTCAGTGGGTCGATCTGTGCGGGCCTGCTGAGCCACTGCCTGTTGAGCGGTGAGGTCAAGGACTTGAATGGAGGGAGCCGTGAGAATGGTGTGGTTTTCGATTAAGTAGTCGCCGTTGCCATCTACCAAGGCCGCAAAGGGAACTAGAAATAAATCTTGGTGAGGAATAAAAACCACCCGCTCGTTAGGATCCGTGGGTAACGATTGGGCAATCGGCTCAATTAAGAATCGGTGGAGTTGTCGCAACTGCTGTTGCCGCTGACCCTGACGCCGTTCCGCCTCTTCGGGGGTCACTTCGGCGATAACGGTAGCCCGGTCTTGGCTTCGCGCCCCCAGGGTTTCGCGTACTAAATTGACCAATTCAGGTAGATTTTCATCACCCAAATCTACCTGCTGAAATTCAATTTCCCCGGTGGGCTGAACCACCCAGATAAAAAGAGATTTTTCTGAAATAACGGAATAA contains:
- a CDS encoding tetratricopeptide repeat protein, with the protein product MRYAAKWLGLVAATAVMVPFAEIPGSFKEPWDLIPAAMAQADSEILLQVEGVLEDGDSILNDGSLYDAHTFEGRAGQIVAITLESLEFDTFLLLRDSKGNELARNDDIDTEAGNYHSFITLTLPANGTYQVWANGLEATSRGRYRLTVVESAPEQAVPLLSGAALQHLRQVEANRLLQQGGQQLNISQFREALRSWEQALALYLESQDRQGEGNALGNLGLAYERLGDYRQAIAFHEQSLAIIREIGNRAGEGSVLGNLGIAYGSLGDYRQAIAFHEQSLAIAREIGNRAGEGSVLGNLGNTYRNFGDYRQAIAFHEQSLAIFRELGDSPEERLRQRAREGTALGNLGNAYYSLGDYRQAIAFHEQSLTIAREIGDRAGEGRALSGLGNTYRNLGDYRQAIAFYEQDLTIAREIGDRAGEGGSLGNLGIAYGSLGDYRQAIAFYEQSLAISRKIGDRAGEGRALGNLGSAYDGLGDYRQAIALHEQSLAIDREIGNRAGEGRALGNLGSAYDGLGDYRQAMAFYEQGLALFREIGDRAGEGLALSNLGVLFDEQSNPDLAIVFLKASVAVHESIRSDIRGLDTNLQQSFTDTIAGSYRRLANLLLSQGRIPEAQQVLDLLQLEELREFTNTRATWTGTAVAYTDTEQPIVAAHGDLIAFGQEVAACRRTNCPDLNDLNQQLTTLNHQYQDRVATFQDQARQNRRNDDIFQDPSRLGSDARALLAANPNSVLIYPFVTEDKLWLLWATAGAVGTVEVSVSQAELSRAVQRLGEQLTRAGNLSDLQAPSQQLYDWLVRPLEAPLEANNIEQLIFVNDRVTRYIPMAVLFDGERYLLERYTLSTVLSPAVTNTTSRLGAVDEAPVLGLGLTQAFPGFDPLPAVKDELTGIVRGAAAPGQGIFPGSVFFDQDFTLNTLETNLLGHRVLHIATHAAFVPGRPRDSYILLGDGSRLEVADIEAREHLLEDLHLVVLSACQTALGGPAGDGSEIAGISSYFLAPGRAETVIASLWKVNDDSTSVMMQRFYEFLATGELTKAEALRQAQLSLLYNEDTATRLAASRASISVETLDSRPLSAVGSQHPYHWAPFILIGNGL